Proteins from one Polynucleobacter wuianus genomic window:
- the nagZ gene encoding beta-N-acetylhexosaminidase codes for MSKATMNPGPITLDVVGQVLNAEDRRRILHPLTGGVILFGRNFANRKQLTKLTADIKKLRPDVLISIDHEGGRVQRAKTDGFTHLPAMRRLGELWGAKSKSTHAAESAALAMAAATACGYILATELRACGVDFSFTPVLDLDFGRSGVIGDRSFSRDPQIVFALAKSLNEGLRLGGMANCGKHFPGHGWAEADSHVAIPVDERSLAEILNDDAKPYEWLDLSLVAVMPAHVIYPKVDKNPAGFSKIWLHSILRQELGFEGVIFSDDLSMEGASVAGSVVKGAEMALDAGCDAVLICNRPDLADQLLGQLKVSKTKQAESATRLNRLMPRSISLAWDELQKEAEYQHAKGLLKQFNLIA; via the coding sequence ATGAGTAAAGCGACAATGAATCCCGGCCCTATTACTTTGGACGTAGTGGGACAGGTATTAAATGCCGAGGATCGTCGTCGTATCTTGCATCCTCTGACCGGTGGCGTCATCTTGTTTGGCAGAAATTTTGCCAATCGCAAGCAGTTAACTAAACTTACCGCAGATATTAAGAAGCTTCGTCCTGATGTTTTGATTTCGATTGACCATGAAGGTGGTCGAGTACAGCGTGCCAAGACCGATGGCTTTACCCATCTTCCCGCAATGCGGAGGTTAGGTGAGCTTTGGGGTGCGAAAAGTAAATCGACTCACGCTGCTGAATCTGCCGCGTTAGCAATGGCAGCAGCAACTGCGTGTGGCTATATATTGGCTACTGAACTGCGTGCTTGTGGTGTGGACTTTAGTTTTACACCCGTTTTGGATTTAGATTTTGGTCGAAGTGGCGTGATTGGTGATCGTTCATTTAGTCGCGACCCACAAATTGTGTTCGCATTGGCCAAGAGTTTGAATGAAGGCTTGCGTCTCGGTGGCATGGCGAACTGTGGCAAACACTTTCCTGGTCATGGTTGGGCAGAAGCGGATTCGCATGTCGCGATTCCGGTAGATGAGCGCTCATTGGCTGAAATTCTCAATGATGATGCTAAGCCTTACGAGTGGTTAGATTTAAGTTTGGTAGCAGTTATGCCAGCTCATGTAATTTACCCAAAGGTGGATAAGAACCCGGCAGGCTTTTCCAAGATTTGGCTGCACTCCATCTTGCGCCAAGAGTTGGGATTTGAGGGCGTTATCTTTAGCGACGACCTCTCTATGGAAGGGGCGAGTGTTGCTGGCTCAGTAGTGAAGGGCGCTGAAATGGCCCTCGATGCAGGCTGTGATGCGGTATTGATCTGCAATCGCCCTGATTTAGCGGATCAGTTGCTCGGTCAATTGAAAGTATCAAAGACTAAGCAAGCTGAGTCTGCTACGCGTTTAAACCGCTTAATGCCACGTTCTATTTCTTTGGCTTGGGATGAGCTTCAAAAAGAAGCTGAGTACCAGCATGCTAAAGGTTTACTCAAGCAGTTCAATTTGATTGCTTAA
- the efp gene encoding elongation factor P, with amino-acid sequence MKTAQELRVGNVVMIGSDAQVVLKAEYSRSGRNSSVVKMKFKNLLTGAPNEGVYKADDKFDVVILEKKDCTYSYFADPMYVFMDGDYNQYEVEAEFMGDALNYLEESMPCEVVFYEGKALSVAMPNSLVREIVYTEPAVKGDTSSGKVLKTAKLATGYELQVPLFCNTGDKIEIDTRTGEYRSRAN; translated from the coding sequence ATGAAAACAGCACAAGAACTCCGCGTTGGTAACGTAGTCATGATTGGCTCCGATGCTCAGGTCGTTTTAAAGGCCGAATACAGCCGCTCAGGCCGCAACTCTTCAGTTGTGAAAATGAAATTTAAGAACTTGTTAACCGGCGCGCCAAACGAAGGTGTTTACAAAGCGGATGACAAGTTTGATGTTGTGATTCTCGAAAAGAAAGATTGCACCTACTCTTATTTCGCAGATCCAATGTATGTGTTTATGGATGGTGATTACAACCAGTACGAAGTTGAAGCTGAGTTTATGGGTGATGCATTGAACTACCTCGAAGAAAGCATGCCTTGTGAAGTCGTGTTCTACGAAGGTAAGGCGCTCTCAGTTGCAATGCCTAACTCACTCGTTCGTGAAATCGTTTACACCGAGCCCGCAGTAAAGGGTGACACCAGCTCAGGCAAAGTATTGAAGACTGCAAAATTGGCTACTGGCTATGAATTGCAAGTGCCTTTGTTCTGCAATACTGGCGACAAGATCGAAATCGATACCCGCACTGGTGAATATCGTAGCCGCGCTAACTAA
- the earP gene encoding elongation factor P maturation arginine rhamnosyltransferase EarP, which translates to MRWDIFCQIVDNYGDAGVCWRLARSLSSLHGQEVRIFCDDLPTLNLLASGVDPAIKDKIDIQPWEACYNNARHPVQTPDVVIEAFGCELPERYLAGLFIAPIKPLIINLEYLSAEPWIVDFHAKASPQSHGISKYFFFPGFQKEVGGILVDPIPPEGEKVAKQIPYDLKAVWAKLRSGAKRISIFCYPGAPLRKWLEDLGALGEDVDILLTHGHAELLNLYGEQPIQLPSNLQLLSLPFVSQDDLDWVLSQCDFNIVRGEDSFVRAQLAGKPFIWHIYPQEDRAHEVKLAAFLDLYLEEANQELRLATIAAMTWAMPSQWFKALDLWSTHSKAWRMQLLKNQEDGGLAARLLRFVA; encoded by the coding sequence ATGCGTTGGGATATTTTCTGCCAAATCGTAGATAACTATGGTGATGCCGGTGTTTGCTGGCGTCTAGCCCGAAGCTTATCAAGTCTTCATGGCCAAGAGGTGCGCATTTTCTGCGACGATCTGCCAACCCTCAATTTACTCGCTTCTGGTGTAGACCCCGCAATTAAAGACAAGATTGATATTCAACCTTGGGAGGCATGCTACAACAATGCAAGGCATCCCGTTCAAACTCCAGATGTGGTGATCGAGGCTTTTGGATGTGAATTGCCAGAGCGCTATCTTGCCGGCCTATTTATTGCCCCTATTAAGCCTCTCATCATTAATCTAGAGTACCTTAGTGCAGAACCTTGGATTGTGGACTTTCATGCAAAGGCATCTCCACAATCTCATGGCATATCGAAGTATTTCTTTTTCCCAGGATTTCAGAAAGAGGTTGGTGGTATCTTGGTTGACCCCATTCCACCAGAGGGGGAGAAGGTGGCAAAGCAAATCCCTTATGACTTGAAAGCAGTTTGGGCTAAGCTGCGCAGCGGCGCAAAACGTATCAGCATCTTCTGCTACCCAGGTGCACCTCTACGAAAGTGGCTAGAGGATCTAGGCGCCCTTGGTGAAGATGTTGATATTTTGCTAACGCATGGTCACGCTGAACTTCTCAATTTGTATGGAGAGCAACCCATTCAACTGCCAAGCAATTTGCAATTACTATCTCTACCCTTCGTTTCGCAAGATGATTTAGATTGGGTCTTATCGCAATGCGATTTCAACATCGTGCGCGGTGAAGATTCTTTTGTACGCGCGCAATTAGCTGGTAAGCCATTTATTTGGCATATTTATCCGCAAGAAGATCGGGCTCACGAAGTGAAATTAGCCGCCTTTCTGGACCTCTACCTCGAAGAGGCTAATCAAGAATTAAGACTGGCAACCATCGCGGCAATGACCTGGGCTATGCCTAGCCAGTGGTTCAAGGCCCTCGATCTTTGGAGCACTCATTCCAAGGCCTGGCGCATGCAATTACTCAAAAACCAAGAAGATGGTGGCTTGGCAGCCCGTCTATTAAGGTTTGTAGCCTAA
- the uvrC gene encoding excinuclease ABC subunit UvrC: MSNSLFETLQQDVKRLPGLPGVYRFFDEAGNILYVGKARNLKKRVSSYFQSKQLSPRIALMVGKIARYETTVTRTETEALILENNLIKELAPPFNILFRDDKSYPYVMLTGHQFPRLASYRGKVDKRNHYFGPFPNSWAVRNSVQILQKVFRLRTCEDSVFKNRSRPCLLHQIHRCSAPCVGRLSVEQYQQDVAQATRFLEGDHSRVLSELEKEMHAHSDAMDFEMAAVLRDRIADLSSVLQQQAMDTVADGEGDVDIIAVALMEGMVCVNLAMVRGGRHLGDRAYFPKGLRTASGELPPPAEILEAFIAQHYLQDANDQEGSTANLIPPVLVLNHSLHSVGDDVNESTEAPPEDLHDLLNAQAGKKITFLHQPQGQRRHWLAMAEGNAKIALTKRLVETGGQLARARALVDVLGLDLEGLEHLRIECFDISHTSGEATQASCVVYAKNAMQSGEYRRFNINDITPGDDYAAMRQVLQRRYANFQELPPEKMPQVILIDGGKGQVEMARQVLSEFGMDIGLIVGVAKGEGRKVGLETLIFADGREPLELGIDSAALLLVAQIRDEAHRFAITGMRAKRAKARTVSRLEEIEGIGAKRRQKLLARFGGLKGVANASIEEIASVEGVSLTLAEQIYRQLH, from the coding sequence ATGAGTAATTCGCTTTTTGAAACCCTTCAGCAGGACGTTAAACGGCTACCCGGATTGCCGGGGGTATATCGCTTCTTTGATGAGGCGGGGAACATTCTGTATGTTGGCAAAGCTCGTAACCTTAAAAAGCGTGTATCCAGTTATTTTCAAAGCAAGCAGCTATCACCACGAATAGCGCTGATGGTCGGCAAAATTGCTCGCTATGAAACAACAGTAACACGGACTGAAACGGAAGCCCTCATTCTAGAGAACAATCTCATTAAAGAGTTGGCCCCACCATTCAATATCTTGTTCCGTGACGATAAGTCTTACCCATATGTGATGTTAACGGGGCACCAGTTCCCACGTTTGGCTTCTTATCGTGGCAAAGTCGATAAACGCAATCATTACTTTGGACCGTTTCCTAATAGCTGGGCTGTGCGCAATAGTGTGCAGATTTTGCAAAAAGTATTTCGTCTTCGCACCTGTGAGGACTCAGTCTTTAAGAATCGCAGTCGTCCCTGCTTATTGCACCAAATTCATCGTTGTAGTGCTCCTTGCGTTGGCAGGTTAAGTGTGGAGCAATATCAGCAAGACGTGGCACAGGCAACGCGCTTCTTAGAGGGCGATCATAGTCGCGTGCTCTCAGAGCTCGAAAAGGAAATGCATGCACATAGCGATGCCATGGATTTTGAAATGGCTGCTGTGCTGCGCGATCGTATTGCAGATCTTTCCAGTGTTCTTCAGCAGCAAGCGATGGATACAGTTGCCGATGGTGAGGGTGATGTTGACATCATTGCAGTGGCACTGATGGAAGGCATGGTTTGTGTAAACCTGGCCATGGTACGAGGCGGTCGTCACTTAGGTGACAGGGCTTATTTCCCCAAGGGTTTGCGTACCGCATCTGGTGAGCTTCCACCGCCTGCAGAAATCCTAGAAGCTTTTATTGCGCAACACTATTTGCAGGATGCAAATGATCAAGAAGGATCAACAGCCAATTTAATTCCACCAGTGTTGGTTTTAAATCATTCATTACATTCTGTCGGTGATGATGTCAACGAATCTACTGAAGCGCCGCCAGAAGATCTACATGATTTATTAAACGCACAAGCCGGTAAAAAAATAACCTTCTTGCATCAACCTCAAGGTCAACGCCGTCATTGGCTTGCGATGGCGGAAGGTAATGCCAAGATTGCATTAACTAAGCGTTTGGTTGAAACCGGTGGGCAACTGGCCCGTGCCCGTGCCTTGGTCGATGTTTTGGGTTTAGATCTTGAGGGCTTGGAGCACTTGCGAATTGAGTGTTTTGATATTAGCCATACCTCTGGTGAAGCTACACAAGCATCCTGCGTGGTGTATGCCAAGAATGCAATGCAATCGGGTGAGTATCGTCGCTTTAATATCAACGACATCACACCTGGTGATGACTATGCAGCAATGCGCCAAGTACTGCAAAGACGTTATGCGAACTTCCAAGAGCTCCCACCAGAAAAGATGCCGCAAGTCATTTTGATTGATGGTGGTAAAGGCCAGGTGGAGATGGCAAGACAAGTACTTTCTGAATTTGGTATGGATATAGGTTTGATTGTTGGTGTTGCTAAAGGCGAAGGTCGTAAGGTTGGCTTAGAAACACTAATTTTTGCCGACGGTCGCGAACCTCTGGAGCTTGGTATTGATAGTGCGGCACTATTGCTGGTTGCGCAAATTCGGGATGAGGCGCATCGCTTTGCGATCACCGGTATGCGCGCTAAGCGCGCTAAGGCAAGAACGGTTTCTCGTCTGGAAGAGATTGAGGGCATTGGCGCCAAGCGTCGCCAGAAACTGTTGGCACGCTTTGGTGGGCTGAAGGGGGTGGCTAATGCCAGCATTGAAGAGATTGCCAGTGTAGAGGGGGTATCGCTTACTTTGGCAGAACAAATCTACCGTCAACTGCACTAA
- the pgsA gene encoding CDP-diacylglycerol--glycerol-3-phosphate 3-phosphatidyltransferase, translating to MPFNLPIALTWLRVAAIPLLVAIFYLPNSWFSPFEKNLIAAIIFISAAITDWLDGFLARRLKQESAFGQFLDPVADKLIVAAALLVLLNMDRVQVWVALVIIGREITISALREWMALLGAGKSVAVHMVGKLKTTAQLAAIPFLLLNETLFGWLDCAKIGTWLIWVAAFLTLWSMFYYLKKALPQLAGKID from the coding sequence ATGCCATTCAATCTGCCAATCGCCTTAACTTGGTTGCGTGTTGCAGCAATTCCATTGCTGGTGGCGATCTTCTATCTACCAAATTCTTGGTTTAGTCCATTTGAGAAGAATTTAATTGCAGCTATTATTTTTATTTCTGCAGCTATCACCGATTGGCTCGATGGTTTTTTGGCGCGTCGCTTAAAACAAGAATCGGCTTTTGGTCAGTTCTTAGATCCGGTTGCTGATAAGTTGATTGTTGCCGCAGCATTGTTGGTGCTACTCAATATGGACCGCGTTCAGGTCTGGGTCGCCTTAGTCATTATTGGTCGAGAAATTACGATCTCTGCTTTAAGAGAGTGGATGGCATTACTTGGCGCAGGTAAAAGTGTCGCAGTGCACATGGTAGGTAAGTTAAAAACCACCGCTCAGTTAGCAGCCATTCCATTTCTGCTGCTAAATGAAACTTTGTTTGGCTGGTTAGATTGCGCCAAGATTGGTACTTGGCTAATTTGGGTGGCTGCATTCTTAACCCTGTGGTCGATGTTTTATTACCTGAAAAAAGCCCTGCCTCAGTTGGCTGGCAAAATCGACTAA
- the lexA gene encoding transcriptional repressor LexA encodes MDINTVDFQEELTTLPKLTARQSEILDLITKAIDESGLPPTRAEIATQLGFASANAAEEHLRALAKKGYIELTPGTSRGIRIPQRFNQTQHPNKYRQLSLPSGALQQLTLPLIGRVAAGSPIMAVEHIEKQVPIDPSLFSKGADYLLKVKGMSMRDAGILDGDYLAVRKTTEVHNGDIVVARLDDEVTVKRWQQKKTANGMVIELQAENPDFKNIVVDGRQPNFAIEGQAVGLIRAEGL; translated from the coding sequence ATGGACATCAATACAGTCGATTTTCAAGAGGAGCTGACTACCCTCCCTAAACTCACTGCCCGCCAGAGTGAGATTTTGGATCTCATTACAAAAGCTATCGATGAGAGCGGTTTACCGCCCACTCGCGCAGAGATTGCAACGCAACTCGGATTTGCTTCTGCAAATGCTGCTGAAGAACATTTACGTGCACTCGCGAAAAAAGGCTATATCGAATTAACGCCGGGCACTTCTCGCGGCATTCGTATTCCACAACGATTCAATCAAACACAACATCCCAATAAATATCGTCAGTTGTCATTGCCATCAGGTGCACTACAACAACTAACACTTCCATTAATCGGTCGCGTTGCTGCTGGCTCACCAATTATGGCCGTCGAGCATATTGAGAAACAAGTACCGATTGATCCGAGCTTATTTAGCAAAGGCGCTGATTACTTATTAAAAGTAAAAGGCATGAGTATGCGTGACGCCGGAATTTTGGATGGCGATTATTTGGCTGTTAGAAAAACTACTGAAGTACATAACGGCGATATCGTTGTTGCGCGCTTAGATGATGAAGTCACTGTTAAACGTTGGCAGCAAAAGAAAACCGCTAACGGCATGGTGATTGAATTACAAGCTGAAAATCCAGACTTCAAAAATATTGTGGTTGATGGACGTCAACCTAACTTTGCAATTGAAGGCCAAGCCGTTGGCCTCATCAGGGCTGAAGGTCTGTAG
- a CDS encoding asparaginase domain-containing protein — MSSIQTKAENNPHILVLGMGGTIAGIASNPEDSPLKYEAGQIAVGSLLAHIRSAIPEGIALVSHQVANINSRNLSEPLLSLLGETVRQALDNPMVKGVVLTHGTDTMEETGVFLQLTCGRSAQDLGKRVIITGAMLPSNASKADGPSNLLDAIRWASTPLENCPGGIYAVMDGRGCLAMDLAKRHATDLNAPIQASPSSSVGLINPSWLSGVKAVEAAWLEDLPIPAGNEWPWVEILTSHAGARAETVSHWLDTRVQGLVIAGSGMGGFHDEWAKPLAGATKRGIALVRTTRTGAGTTKQDIPEMDLAGCMASGTLSAPRARIALQLALNAEKQAKLAGKSLTWQDFFARIALLPEFRVRV; from the coding sequence ATGAGCTCAATTCAAACGAAAGCCGAAAATAATCCTCATATCTTGGTTTTGGGTATGGGTGGCACTATTGCTGGTATTGCTTCCAATCCTGAAGATAGCCCCCTTAAATATGAAGCTGGGCAGATAGCAGTCGGTTCTTTGCTTGCCCATATTCGGTCCGCAATTCCAGAGGGAATTGCTTTGGTTTCCCATCAAGTTGCCAATATCAACAGTCGCAATCTTTCTGAGCCCTTATTAAGTCTTTTGGGTGAGACCGTGAGGCAAGCCCTTGATAATCCAATGGTCAAAGGGGTAGTGCTCACTCACGGAACCGACACGATGGAGGAAACTGGCGTCTTCTTACAGTTGACCTGCGGTAGAAGTGCTCAAGATTTAGGCAAAAGAGTCATCATTACTGGAGCTATGTTGCCGTCAAATGCATCTAAGGCTGATGGCCCTTCAAATTTACTAGATGCTATTCGTTGGGCATCCACTCCGCTGGAGAATTGTCCAGGCGGTATTTATGCTGTTATGGATGGTAGGGGGTGCTTGGCTATGGATCTGGCAAAGCGGCATGCCACTGATTTAAATGCCCCAATTCAAGCATCACCGAGCAGCTCTGTAGGGCTGATTAATCCCTCATGGCTATCTGGCGTAAAGGCTGTAGAGGCGGCTTGGCTTGAGGATTTGCCTATTCCTGCGGGTAATGAGTGGCCTTGGGTTGAAATATTGACAAGCCATGCCGGCGCGAGGGCTGAAACGGTCAGCCATTGGCTCGATACACGGGTTCAGGGCTTGGTCATTGCTGGCTCAGGAATGGGTGGCTTTCATGATGAGTGGGCTAAGCCATTGGCAGGCGCTACCAAGCGCGGTATCGCCTTGGTCAGAACTACGAGAACGGGCGCGGGCACAACTAAGCAGGATATTCCCGAGATGGACTTAGCTGGTTGCATGGCTTCAGGTACTCTTTCAGCTCCTAGGGCCAGAATTGCTCTACAGCTGGCCCTGAATGCTGAAAAACAGGCCAAATTAGCTGGTAAATCCCTGACTTGGCAGGATTTTTTTGCTAGAATAGCGCTCTTGCCTGAGTTTAGGGTAAGGGTTTAA
- the rpsF gene encoding 30S ribosomal protein S6 — MRHYEIVFIVHPDQSEQVPAMIDRYKATLAAAGGKIHRIEDWGRRQMAYMIDKLAKAHYVCMNIECDQKTLEELEHAFKFNDAVLRHLIIKTKKAETEPSIMMKEVQREEARKSAQSEAPVAAE, encoded by the coding sequence ATGCGTCATTATGAAATCGTCTTTATCGTCCACCCGGACCAAAGCGAGCAAGTGCCAGCGATGATCGATCGCTACAAAGCTACATTAGCAGCTGCGGGCGGCAAAATTCATCGTATTGAAGATTGGGGTCGTCGTCAGATGGCTTACATGATCGACAAGCTTGCTAAAGCCCACTACGTTTGCATGAACATTGAGTGCGACCAGAAAACTCTGGAAGAGCTTGAGCATGCGTTCAAATTTAACGATGCTGTTTTGCGTCACCTCATCATCAAGACTAAGAAAGCTGAAACAGAGCCTTCCATCATGATGAAGGAAGTGCAACGTGAAGAAGCGCGCAAATCAGCTCAATCCGAAGCTCCTGTAGCAGCGGAATAA
- the priB gene encoding primosomal replication protein N — translation MNHFTLTAILVSKDAIRFTPAGIPVMHCQLEHSGEANEVGVARKIQMSVEAMAIGPIQKDLERMDLGAEAVFEGFLAPKTLRNQRLVFHITHIQLKN, via the coding sequence TTGAATCATTTCACCCTCACTGCAATCTTGGTATCTAAAGACGCGATTCGATTTACACCTGCAGGAATACCAGTGATGCATTGCCAGCTAGAACATAGCGGCGAAGCAAACGAGGTAGGAGTAGCAAGGAAAATTCAGATGAGCGTTGAAGCCATGGCAATCGGTCCGATACAAAAGGATCTGGAGCGAATGGATTTAGGAGCCGAGGCGGTGTTCGAAGGATTCTTAGCACCGAAGACTCTACGTAATCAAAGACTTGTTTTCCATATTACCCATATTCAATTGAAAAATTAA
- the rpsR gene encoding 30S ribosomal protein S18, with the protein MAFGKKPDFKKKPAQNPLFKRKRYCRFTVAGVEQIDYKDVDTLKDFIGENAKITPARLTGTKAKYQRQLDTAIKRARFLALLPFSDQHRK; encoded by the coding sequence ATGGCGTTTGGAAAGAAACCCGATTTCAAAAAGAAACCAGCTCAGAACCCATTGTTCAAGCGTAAGCGTTATTGCCGTTTCACTGTTGCTGGCGTAGAACAGATCGACTACAAAGATGTAGACACATTGAAGGACTTTATTGGCGAAAACGCCAAGATTACTCCTGCTCGTTTGACAGGCACAAAAGCAAAATATCAGCGTCAGTTAGACACTGCTATCAAGCGTGCTCGTTTCTTGGCTTTGTTGCCATTCTCCGATCAACATAGAAAATAA
- the rplI gene encoding 50S ribosomal protein L9 — translation MQIILLEKVTNLGNLGDVVRVKDGFARNFLIPQRKARRATEAAIADFATRRAELEKLAAEKLAAAEAVGAKLKDLVLEIGQKAGVDGRLFGSVTNHDIADALKAKGFTIEKASIRMPTGPLKMVGDHPVAVAVHTDVVVDITIRVVGEQA, via the coding sequence ATGCAAATCATTCTTTTAGAAAAAGTAACAAACTTGGGCAACCTCGGTGACGTAGTTCGCGTTAAAGACGGTTTCGCTCGTAACTTCTTAATCCCACAACGTAAAGCTCGTCGTGCAACTGAAGCGGCTATCGCTGACTTTGCAACACGTCGTGCTGAGTTGGAGAAATTGGCTGCTGAGAAATTGGCTGCTGCTGAAGCGGTTGGCGCAAAGCTTAAAGACTTGGTTCTCGAAATCGGTCAAAAAGCTGGTGTTGACGGTCGCTTATTTGGTTCTGTAACCAACCACGACATCGCTGATGCTTTGAAAGCTAAAGGTTTCACGATTGAGAAAGCTTCAATCCGTATGCCTACTGGCCCATTGAAGATGGTTGGTGATCACCCTGTAGCGGTTGCTGTTCATACCGATGTAGTGGTTGATATCACTATCCGTGTAGTTGGCGAGCAAGCTTAA